From a single Candidatus Hydrogenedentota bacterium genomic region:
- a CDS encoding aldo/keto reductase — MIYRKLGKWGVRISALGMGTDMNLGDRCDEAMSREMVRLAYEAGVNYFDTANGYGNGNAETMLGKCLADYPRNELFVLTKVGGHWREGPNASGLSAKHIRESCDESLRKLGMDYVDVLMCHRPDPNTPLEETVRAMDDLIRSGKVLYWGVSNWPAGLLAKTNAVARALGAREVAANEPRYNLVYRFPETLIFPTTRVEGIGNVTFSPLGHGLLAGIYKPGQAPPSGSRAAVDGQNPVTRGLYFREDRIQKAQEFTGIADELGVQAAELAIAWVMRQPDVTSCILGAWRPEELALDLKAAALSIPDDVLAKLDKLFPPPSIPTV; from the coding sequence ATGATCTACAGGAAATTGGGTAAATGGGGAGTTCGTATCAGCGCCCTGGGCATGGGCACTGATATGAATCTGGGCGACCGTTGCGACGAGGCTATGTCGCGCGAAATGGTCCGGCTCGCCTACGAGGCCGGCGTGAACTATTTCGACACGGCAAACGGCTACGGCAACGGCAATGCCGAGACCATGCTCGGGAAATGTCTCGCGGATTATCCCCGCAACGAGCTGTTCGTGCTTACAAAGGTGGGCGGGCATTGGAGGGAAGGGCCGAATGCGTCCGGTCTGTCCGCAAAACACATTCGTGAGAGTTGCGACGAGAGCTTGCGGAAACTCGGCATGGATTATGTCGACGTCCTGATGTGTCATCGTCCGGACCCGAATACGCCACTCGAGGAAACCGTGCGGGCTATGGACGATTTGATTCGGTCGGGAAAGGTCCTTTACTGGGGCGTAAGCAACTGGCCGGCGGGATTGCTAGCGAAGACTAACGCCGTCGCACGCGCACTGGGCGCGCGGGAAGTGGCTGCGAACGAGCCACGGTATAACCTCGTCTACCGGTTCCCCGAGACCCTGATATTCCCAACGACCCGCGTCGAGGGGATCGGGAACGTCACGTTCTCGCCGCTTGGACACGGTCTCCTGGCCGGGATCTACAAGCCGGGCCAGGCGCCGCCGAGCGGGTCACGCGCCGCGGTGGACGGACAGAATCCGGTCACCCGGGGCCTCTATTTTCGGGAAGACCGCATCCAGAAAGCCCAGGAATTCACGGGGATAGCCGATGAACTCGGCGTGCAGGCCGCCGAATTGGCCATCGCCTGGGTGATGCGGCAGCCCGATGTCACCAGCTGCATCCTGGGCGCGTGGCGGCCCGAAGAGTTGGCGCTGGACCTCAAGGCCGCGGCGTTGTCTATCCCCGATGACGTTCTCGCAAAGCTCGATAAGCTATTCCCGCCGCCGTCGATTCCCACGGTATGA
- a CDS encoding sodium/solute symporter (Members of the Solute:Sodium Symporter (SSS), TC 2.A.21 as described in tcdb.org, catalyze solute:Na+ symport. Known solutes for members of the family include sugars, amino acids, nucleosides, inositols, vitamins, urea or anions, depending on the system.) — MPIRVGLLAFLPMAVLISSLCFATEDAAHAVSMRWEDMPELPEPMGGHFAGVNEAASGGTALIVAGGTRWEGSFLAGGTKHWLDTIHVYTLPEGTGKKAGVAGALRELFRFKAKQPLGEAVKTGSWRKAGRLPAPLSYGASVSTAKGVVCIGGMHDKTYYDSVLLLQWDGAAVVQWELPALPSPMALGFAAAIGNVIYAGAGQSGPDMDLEQFWKLDLDELDTGWEALEPWPGPARILPVAAAQDGSLFMFSGAAFRQNGVSREYLTDAYRFTPRQGWKRLEPSPRPIAAAPAIAWGDTHILVFSGDDGKLVDQIVELGGNHPGYPLGVLGYHTVTNTWTTFGEIPDSLLTAPAVVFQRGIVVPGGEPKPGQRVQRVLWGVPERTRKAFGWLDYTVVGTYFLVLVVMGLYFSRRENSTDDYFIGGRRVPWWAAGMSIYGTLLSAISFLATPATTYKGNWIYSVSNVLILLVALIVVHFYLPFFRRLNVTSAYEYLEKRFNLGVRMFGSTAFTVFQLGRMGIVLLLPALALSAVTGIDLRLSILAMGLLCTFYTVLGGIEAVIWTDVLQVIILLGGAWLSFFLISGSVDGGFIGMIQTGYADGKFHLATWGWDITQKVFFVVILGRFLEALIPYTTDQTVIQRYLTTSSERQAARSIWTGALFSLPSFMVFFGIGTALYVFYKEHPGQLDPNLTTDQIFPLFIVQQMPSGVGGLVVAAVFAAAMSSLDSSMNSVSAVLVTDFYRRFSGGGSEKTALSLARALTIGLGVFATAVALYVAVSEITGLWEKYMSIIGLFGGSLAGVFALGIFTRRAHGAGALIGAVAGAGVLYYVERYTDVSFLLYSTTGILTSFSAGYVASLLIPAPAKDITGLTWATLGRRPQED; from the coding sequence TTGCCAATACGCGTAGGACTTCTTGCCTTCTTGCCGATGGCTGTTCTCATTTCTTCCTTGTGTTTCGCGACGGAAGACGCCGCGCACGCCGTGTCCATGCGGTGGGAAGACATGCCCGAACTGCCGGAACCCATGGGAGGACACTTCGCGGGCGTGAACGAAGCCGCGTCCGGCGGCACGGCACTGATCGTGGCGGGCGGCACAAGGTGGGAGGGTTCCTTTCTGGCGGGGGGCACAAAACACTGGCTTGACACAATCCATGTGTATACCTTGCCTGAGGGGACGGGAAAGAAGGCGGGCGTTGCGGGCGCCCTTCGGGAGCTGTTCCGTTTCAAAGCGAAACAACCACTGGGCGAGGCCGTGAAGACCGGGTCCTGGCGAAAGGCCGGCCGCCTTCCGGCTCCCCTGTCTTACGGCGCGTCGGTTTCCACAGCCAAAGGCGTGGTCTGCATCGGCGGGATGCATGACAAGACATATTACGACAGCGTCCTGCTTCTGCAATGGGACGGCGCGGCAGTCGTGCAATGGGAATTGCCTGCGTTGCCCAGTCCTATGGCGCTGGGATTCGCGGCGGCAATTGGCAACGTGATCTACGCGGGTGCCGGTCAGAGCGGCCCGGATATGGATTTGGAACAGTTCTGGAAGTTGGACCTCGACGAATTGGATACTGGATGGGAAGCGCTCGAGCCGTGGCCGGGCCCCGCGCGTATTCTTCCCGTGGCAGCGGCGCAAGACGGGTCGCTGTTCATGTTTTCCGGCGCGGCATTCCGCCAGAATGGCGTCAGCCGCGAGTATCTCACCGATGCCTACCGTTTCACCCCCAGACAGGGATGGAAGCGCCTCGAGCCGTCGCCGCGTCCTATCGCGGCGGCTCCGGCGATTGCCTGGGGAGATACGCACATCCTGGTCTTCAGCGGGGACGATGGCAAGCTCGTGGACCAGATCGTGGAGCTGGGCGGCAACCATCCTGGATATCCCTTGGGCGTTCTTGGATACCACACGGTCACAAACACATGGACAACGTTCGGGGAAATCCCTGATTCGCTGTTGACGGCCCCCGCCGTAGTATTTCAGCGCGGCATTGTAGTCCCTGGCGGCGAACCAAAGCCCGGGCAGCGCGTACAGCGGGTGCTCTGGGGAGTGCCCGAACGTACGCGCAAAGCCTTCGGGTGGCTCGACTATACGGTGGTCGGCACCTATTTTCTGGTACTTGTCGTGATGGGCCTCTATTTCTCGCGGCGTGAGAATAGTACCGACGATTATTTCATTGGCGGCCGCCGCGTGCCATGGTGGGCCGCCGGCATGAGCATCTACGGGACTTTGCTGAGCGCAATCTCGTTTCTGGCGACGCCCGCAACGACTTACAAGGGCAACTGGATATACTCGGTCAGCAACGTGCTTATCTTACTGGTGGCATTGATTGTGGTTCACTTCTACCTGCCCTTTTTCCGGCGGCTCAATGTGACATCGGCCTACGAGTACCTCGAAAAACGGTTCAATCTGGGCGTGCGGATGTTCGGAAGCACGGCCTTCACGGTATTTCAACTCGGCCGCATGGGGATCGTGCTGCTGCTACCGGCGTTGGCCCTGTCAGCAGTCACCGGAATTGACCTTCGGCTTTCCATTCTGGCGATGGGCCTGTTGTGCACATTCTACACCGTGCTCGGCGGGATCGAGGCCGTTATCTGGACCGACGTACTCCAGGTCATCATTCTGCTGGGGGGCGCATGGCTGTCCTTCTTCCTGATCAGCGGCTCGGTAGACGGCGGCTTTATCGGCATGATTCAGACGGGATACGCCGACGGGAAGTTTCATTTGGCGACGTGGGGATGGGATATCACGCAAAAAGTGTTCTTCGTGGTGATCTTGGGGCGCTTCCTCGAAGCCTTAATCCCGTACACGACAGACCAGACGGTTATCCAGCGGTACCTGACGACGTCTTCAGAGAGACAGGCTGCGCGCTCGATTTGGACCGGCGCCCTTTTCAGTCTGCCCAGTTTCATGGTCTTTTTCGGTATTGGAACCGCGCTCTATGTGTTCTACAAAGAGCACCCGGGCCAACTGGACCCGAACCTGACGACGGACCAGATTTTCCCGCTGTTCATTGTGCAGCAGATGCCCTCGGGAGTGGGCGGGCTGGTGGTTGCGGCGGTTTTCGCGGCGGCAATGTCCTCCCTGGACAGCAGCATGAACAGCGTATCGGCGGTACTGGTTACGGACTTCTACCGGAGGTTCAGCGGGGGTGGCAGCGAGAAGACGGCTTTGAGCCTTGCGCGCGCGCTGACTATCGGGCTCGGCGTGTTTGCGACGGCAGTAGCTCTTTACGTGGCCGTAAGCGAAATAACGGGGTTGTGGGAAAAATACATGAGCATCATCGGTCTTTTCGGCGGCAGCCTTGCGGGCGTGTTCGCGCTGGGTATCTTTACCCGGCGCGCGCACGGAGCAGGCGCGTTGATTGGCGCGGTGGCAGGCGCCGGCGTGCTGTATTATGTCGAGAGGTACACAGACGTAAGCTTCTTGCTGTACTCTACGACAGGAATCCTCACGAGCTTCAGCGCCGGGTATGTGGCGAGTCTGCTCATACCCGCGCCTGCCAAGGATATTACCGGCCTCACCTGGGCAACCCTGGGGAGGCGTCCACAGGAAGACTAG
- a CDS encoding response regulator yields MTLRQAKDPPTILAVDDLQDNLKLLERLLAPRGYHVVTAETGAQALECFKEVCPDVVLLDLIMPGTDGYDVCRAIKGDPRFRHIPVILLTGTTEHEAYVKAMEAGADDFVLRPFDSAVLEARIGSAVRAKRLQDKIIEHQRHLEQRISERTAELERIQQATVFSLAKLAESRDPETGEHLERIRRYVRLTAECLAGKGLMDTPITAEFIESLYVASPLHDIGKVGIPDQILLKPGRLTAREFDVMTWHTTIGGDTLSAAHKEVGSNTLLAIGRDIARHHHERWDGTGYPDGLKGEQIPLEARIVALADVYDALTSKRPYKEPYPHAKARDIILEGAGTQFDERVIQAFLALEGPFQEIQATLRDSSAPTLLQRIFETLHESGTRALE; encoded by the coding sequence ATGACCTTACGTCAAGCCAAGGACCCTCCGACAATTCTGGCCGTTGACGACCTGCAAGACAACCTGAAACTTCTGGAACGCTTGCTTGCTCCCCGCGGGTACCATGTGGTCACAGCGGAAACCGGAGCACAGGCTCTTGAATGCTTCAAAGAGGTCTGTCCCGACGTTGTTCTTCTCGACCTCATCATGCCCGGCACAGATGGCTATGATGTATGCAGGGCCATCAAGGGCGACCCCCGGTTTCGACATATACCCGTAATACTGCTCACCGGCACAACCGAGCATGAAGCCTACGTGAAAGCCATGGAAGCGGGCGCCGACGATTTCGTCCTGCGTCCGTTTGACTCCGCCGTGCTTGAGGCGCGAATTGGCAGCGCCGTGCGGGCGAAGCGATTGCAGGACAAAATCATCGAGCATCAACGGCATCTCGAGCAGCGCATCAGCGAACGCACCGCAGAACTCGAGCGCATTCAACAGGCTACGGTTTTCTCTCTCGCGAAGCTCGCGGAATCGCGCGATCCCGAAACAGGCGAACATCTCGAGCGTATCCGCCGGTATGTGCGGCTCACGGCCGAATGCCTTGCCGGCAAAGGCCTGATGGATACGCCCATCACCGCTGAGTTCATCGAAAGCCTGTATGTGGCAAGCCCGTTGCATGATATCGGCAAAGTGGGGATTCCCGACCAGATCCTGCTGAAACCGGGGCGCCTCACTGCGCGCGAATTCGACGTGATGACGTGGCATACGACTATCGGAGGAGATACCTTAAGCGCGGCACATAAGGAAGTGGGCTCGAACACTCTTCTGGCTATCGGGCGCGACATCGCCCGTCATCACCATGAACGCTGGGACGGCACGGGATACCCCGATGGCCTGAAAGGCGAGCAGATACCCCTTGAGGCCCGCATTGTGGCACTTGCCGACGTGTACGATGCGCTGACGTCCAAACGCCCCTATAAGGAGCCCTACCCCCACGCAAAAGCGCGCGACATCATCCTCGAAGGCGCGGGGACGCAGTTTGATGAGCGGGTGATTCAGGCATTTCTCGCTTTGGAGGGTCCGTTTCAGGAGATCCAAGCCACGCTGCGCGATTCAAGCGCGCCGACCCTGCTGCAGCGCATCTTCGAGACCCTGCACGAGTCCGGTACCCGCGCTCTCGAGTGA